TGGAACTCTGGATCTTGGAATGACTCAAGTGAAAAAAAATCCACCAGCGGGAATTCTCACTGGAGTTCTGGGCGTACTGAGCCTGGAAATCAAGATTCCAACATGGACGTGAAAAGCAATTTGAACTCTGGAAGCAGTGGAAACTGGGCTTCTGATCGGAAAAATAGCAATTGGAATCCTGGATCtgataattcaaatgaaaatccaGACAGGGGAAATAATGACAACTGGAACAGCAATAAGCATTTTTCAAGTGCGGGGAATGAAAGCAAGAATTCCGGCTGGAGTTCTAGGCATCCTGATACTGGAAATAATGATAGTAGCTGGGGCAAGAAAAGTAATTGGAATTCTGGATCAGGTGATGCCAATCAAAACAACAGTTGGAAAAACAATAGCAGTTGGAGTGCAGGCTCAAGCCATAAACAGTTGAATAGTGAAAATGAAGGTTCAAATGAAAATTCTAGAGGAGTTGGTGGTGGGAACCGGAGAGGTTGGAATTCTGGATCAGGTGACGCCAATCAAAACAACACTTGGAAAAGCAATAGCAGCTGGAGTGCAGGCTCAAGCGATAATCAGTTGAATGGTGAAAATGAAGGTTCAAATGAAAATTCTAGAGGAGCAGGTGGTGGGAACTGGAGAGGTTGGAATTCTGGATCAGGTGACGCCAATCAAAACAACACTTGGAAAAGCAATAGCAGCTGGAGTGCAGGCTTAAGCGATAATCAGTTGAATGGTGAAAATGAAGGTTCAAATGAAAATTCTAGAGGAGCAGGTGGTGGGAACTGGAGAGGTGGTTACCAGGGTAGTGGTGGATCAGACACAGGGGGCTTTAGAGGTAGAAGTTTTCGTGGTAGGGGAGACCGTGGGGGTTTTGGAGGCCGGGGAGATCGTGGGGGTTTTCGTGGCCGGGGAGACCGTGGGGGTTTTGGAGGCCGGGGAGATCGTGGGGGTTTTGGTGGTAGAGGTAGATCGGACAGGGAAGGTTTTGGTGGTAGGTGGGGATCAGGTGGAGGTCGAGGTCGAGGAAGGAGTGATCAATCTGGTAGTTGGAACAATAGGAGGGATTCTAGTGAGGATGGGTCCTCTGACTGGAAGAAGGGTCCAGATAATGTTGAAGGATGGAGTAATAGTAATGGATCCCAGGCTTGGAATCAGGATACTGGTGACAAAAAAAGGAAGAGCTGGAGCCAGGAAAATGCGGATAAGGAGCAGCCTAGCTGGAACCGTGGAGGTGGAAGTGAACAGAGATGGAGTTCAGCAAGTGGTGGGGCTAATGATAATAGATCCCAGGCTTGGAAACATGATACTGGGGACAAGGACAGGCAGAGCTGGAGCCAAGGGAATGCAGATAAGGAGAGTCCTAGTTGGAACCAAGGGGGTGGGAATAAGCCAAAGTGGAGCTCAGCAGATGGTGGAGCTAATGATTCAGGCTGGAATCAAGGAGGTGGAAGTAAGAAGAGCTGGAGTTCAGTAAGTGGTGAAGCTAATGATAATGTATCTCAGGCTTGGAACCAGGTGAATGCAGATAAGGATCGTTCTGGCTGGAACCAAGGTGGAAACAAGCAGAGCTGGAGCTCCGCAAGTGGAGCTAGCGATAATTGGAACAGCAATGAGTCAAGACAGGCTACAGGTGCTAGCTTGAAAAAATCTTCAAATGAAGAGGCCAATGTCCATGATGGTGGGTGGAACAAGGGATCCAGTTCAAACACTACTGGAGTTCTGAAGTGGGGTCAATCTAGTAGTGCTGCAGACAATGGCCAATCTTCTAGCTGGAAAGAATCAGCAGCAGAAGGTATGGAAGAAATAATGAAAACCGAATATAACTCCAACCAATTGTTCTTCCTATTTTGTTTCTTCAGAAAGAAAAAACCCGAGTTCGTGTtcgaaagaaaaataaagttacaaTGCGACGAATCATTACTAATTAGAAGATAAACTCCAAATTACAGCAGAATTAATCTATAAtgttttatcaatataaatttgaaaatactatatttattttcacCTTAATTCAATAGACTTCTGACTATATGGTTATTATATGTAGGTGCAGCAGGTTCATGGGGCAAGAAAAATGACGGGGTTGTCAAAGGTGGATGGTAGTTGCTTTCTTTCTAAAACGTGATGGACGGGAGCATTTTGAAATGTAGCCAATGgcaaaccttttttttttttttttttgtatatccGTATAAGTCTTTGCTGAAACGTGATTTCTCCCTTAAACTAAACAGGTTCGGTGAATGACTAATTCCTTCCGTTTTATGCGTGATTATGTTAAATGTCTACTAGAATTTGAATGCATTGTTGGATTACAATGTGTTCCTTTCCGAGTCTATATAGATTTCAGTGTTGCCCCCACCCTCTGTATTTAGATTACAATTTGTTGAGAACAACACGGTTTTGAGAAATATTCCAGTACCATCTCAACGAAACAATTTGTATATGAAACAACATGAAcacttcatttatattttaaaaaatcaatataataaattgaatctTGTTAAGCAAATTCTATTAAAAGAGGAAGGAACAACAGACGATTTTTGAAGTTGTAAAGAGAACAATACATGAGAATGGTCAGTAAACTAGatgatatatttgtttaaatgaaAAGGAAACAAGCTGATGAATTTATGCAGAATTAGAAAGGAATTAACTAAACATAATATGGGAAGGATACGTGGATATGGAGAGATGAAAAAATTGACTCTTATACAGTCAAGTCAGCTTACAccaagttaaaaatataaagggaAGAATAAAGGTTTTATACCAAATTTCATCAGTCTCGTTTAATGTAGGATAACAACTAAGGctaatttttagtattattattattatactttatatGTAAAAGGAATATAGGTTTCGTTTCGTGCTCAATTTTCTCTTATTCCAAAATAATTTCTAAGCTCTTAGTTAATTTTGGGCATATTGGCACAATACATAACAGTCCACGTGGCAAACCTCGAATTTTGGCGCCTCGGGCCAGAACAACTAATTTTTGCGTTTTACAATTTTGCACCTTTTGTTCATTATATTGATTCATGCGAATGAAGGGCGCCTTGGACGCGAGTGGTTTTCCGCTTCATAGCGGTTGTTCGCGGTTTCCACAATCGAATCCAGAAGTCGCACCATCAACCATTAGGGCTTCGGGTTCACCAAATCCAATTTCGGCTTCTGTTAACGTTCCCAATTTCTTGGGCTTTTTGATCGTTCCAACATTCATTTCCCCCGCCATCCAAATAATTCCCAAAAAATGTTCAACAAGATCATAAAGCTCGCTCACAAGAAATGCTCCAAATTGGAATTCCCGGAAAACGGCCTTCAATTTTACGAAGTAGTCGTTAAACACGCATCTCGTAATGCCGCCCCCGCCCCTGCCCCCGTCACCATCACCGCCCCCGCCGTCGCTCCCGCCAATTCCGACTCTCAAAACCCTTCACCCGCTGTCCCGCCTTCCAATTCCACCGTAATCGAGCCACTACGAGACGTCGACGAATCGGAGCACCGAGCGCTGATCCTCCAAAAAATACAAGGGTGTTGCCTCTTGTGCGATTTCTCAGACACTGTCGATTCCGTTAACGAGAGGGAAACAAAGCGCCAGACACTCGAGGAACTCATTGAAACCATCCATTCCGGGTCCTTCGGATTCAGCGAAAATCAAGAAGACTTGATTAACATGGTGTCCGTTAACATCTTCCGTTGTCCCCCTCCATCACCTCACGGCACAGAATACCTGGAACCCGAAGAAGAAGACAGATATTTGGACCCGTCATGGCCGCACTTACAGCTCGTGTATGATATCCTCTTGCGTTACGTTGTCTCACCGGAGATTGATGTAAAGACTTCCAAGCGCTACATTGACCATGTCTTTGTGACGAAACTCATCGACTTGTTTGATTCCGAGGACATGCGAGAGCGCGAgtatttaaaaaacattcttCACCGCATTTATGGCAAGTACATGGGGCTCAGGCCCTTCATTAGGAATGCCATCAACGACGTCTTCTACCGTTTTGTATTTGAAACTCAGAGGCACAGTGGTATTTCCGAGTTGCTGGAGATCCATGCTAGTATTATCAATGGGTTTGCTTTGCCAATGAAAGAGGAACATAGACAGTTTCTAATTCGGACTCTTATTCCACTTCACAAGCCCAAATCTATTTCCTTTTATCATGAACAACTGACTCATTGCGTGGTTCAGTTTGTTGAGAAAGACAACAGGCTGGCTGATCCTGTGATCAAGGGGATGCTAAAGTACTGGCCAGTCTCGAATTCCCGGAAGGAAGTTCTTTTCCTTGGAGAACTAGAACTGGTTCTTGAGGCAGCTCAATGTACTGACTCTCTACGGTGTATTGCCTCTCTTTTCAGACAGATCGGGCGCTGCCTTAGCAGCTCTCAGTTTCAGGTCTGcctctttttaattaattgtgctTAACTTTTCATATGTAACTTGTAGCATTCTGTAGTGATGGTTCATCGCTCATGCCCTGTATTTATGATATCATGTTCTTTGCTTCATAGAAATATCATGCCTTAGAATTTGGGCTTAATGCATAATTCAGTTTCATAAAATTGGCTTTAGGTAAGTATTGCCCAAGCTTTATGAGGACTACATTGGTAATGTCTCTAGTTAATATGGATACATTCCTCATGCTTAGGTATAAACGTTTGGAGTTTGGAGAAATAGAGGTAGCCATACGAGACCAATGAATGTCTGAGCATCTTAAATTTCGGGTACAAGGCCTAACTTAACTCAAACCTTGTAAGGACTGCATTGATCAGAGATATCTCTCGTCAAAGTAGAATCTCAATACGCTCAGTTATGATTAGGATTGAACATCTAGAGTGTGACAGACGTAGGTGACCCAATAAAAACACCTTATGCCTGGGAATAGACATCGTAGAGCATAGACAAATAGGCATGACCTAATAATGGATCTAGAATAAATTCTAGCATCTTCTTACGATTTATGTTTCAACTACAGAGTCCTACAAACGCTCACTTATAAGCTAAGGATTGTCTAAGCCTTACAAAGACTCCATTGGTCATGCCTCCAATTGATGTGAAATCTTAATACACCTATTCACTTCTGGGATTGGATGTTTAGAGCGTAGAGATAGGAGTCTCAATAACAAAATCCCCTCATGCCTATAAATAGAAATCTGTATTTGTAATACTTCTGGGGTGTGAGATCtcaacaatataaatattatcatagAAAAGAGTTGGAAAGTCACTCTCATGTCTTAATGCCGAAAGTGAGTATCTTCAGTTGAGTTCCAATCCCATAGTCGATTTCATGGCTCGAGAGCTTATGGTGGGTTTTTACATATCCATATTTGAGATTGAGAAAACAATCTGGTCTGGACATTGTTGctatttgttcttttgtttttagaTTTCAATGTTCCTGTGCCGTCATGTCCCTCCTATTTGATTGTGGACTCTTATTTTTGCTTAATCTGATTTCGGACGAGAATACTGTCCGAGTTTCCTAGACCTGCCATAGAAGACGCTTATTCAGGGATCCATAACCACGTGGTACAGAATGTAGCTCCTTGGTGTGTCACAGATATAAGAACATGGGATGATACTTTGAGATGCGAGTGTTTAGGCCCATGATCTCGATCTATTATTCTCTAAGGCTTAATCCTGGAAAATAAGTATGGAGGTTAATCTTAAGACCTTATACATATTGACCATCTTAAGACAAAAAAGGAGGGTTATAGACATTTCCATGCATTGAATCCTTTAGGTAGAAGTTACTCCAACAGTTCCATTGATTTCTTGAGCATACGCCGATAACTTTTTGGCTAATGTGTGACATGGGCTGCAATATTGATGAACTCGTTTTCTTATATGCTGGGAAATACTAACGAACTATAAACTGGCATAGGTTGTCAGCTATTTCTTGCTTCAATTTGGCTGATATTTAAAATCCCCTTCTCACTCACGGCGATgctatttaaatataatatctaagCTATGTATGTGTAAGATGATTAGCTACCTCGGCCAAGGAAAATTGTCATAATGCATCGCTGTAGTCAGATTTTATCAGATATTATAACGCTATAATACAGTATCAATctttaataaatgatgtttctcGTCCTTTGATGTAGTAATGGaaaaatgtttcttattttctcttgaTTGCTCTCTGACAATTATTCTATCCATGGCAGGTTGCCGAGCGAGCATTTTTCTTGTGGAGCAATGAGTACTTTGTGAGTTTAGTGGCCCAGAATCGAAATGTTATATTGCCAGTAATCTTCGAAGCTTTGGAAAATAACATGAAAGGCCATTGGAGCCGAGTAGTGCAGGGGCTAACGGCCAATGTGAGGAAGATGTTTCTGGAAATGGATACCGAATTGTTTGAAGTGTGTCAAAGACAATACATAGAGAAAGAAGCCAAGACTATAGAGTTGGAAGAGAAGAGGGAGTTAACTTGGGAGAAATTGGAAGCAGAGGCTGCACAAGCCTTGAGGGAAGACATTGTTAACTAAGGTATTCAGCTTGCAACCCTTCTTTTTACTTTGGTGGCTATGCTGAAAGTTCTTCCTGAATTGGGTTACGTCACTGCTATATTTCCCAAGATAGAAAGGGaagtatgattttattttaattcaatctttaCTCACCATTAATGGTCAAGGAATTAAGAGTAGAAAGTTTTATTGGAATTGGAATgttactaatatattttatttacatttttgtttccaattaAAACCTTCTATTTAGTAATTCCTTAGAGTTAGAGTAATCGATTTTGATTAATCGGCATGGTGCACAAGACACGCAAATTAGCAAGCTTGCGAGTCCTGTTTCTTAGAGAGCAAGGGTTTTACACTGTTTCTTTGGCCTATCCCTCCTTCTCAATTGTAAATTCTCGTCTAATGTACCAAATTGATTCAGTGTATGAAAATATGCTGCAGTTGGCACTGCTTTTTTAGTGAAcgaatgattttattaatttaacttattattaaaaaaatcacttttttttattttagaatttaaattgttcatttaatttttgaagCCGGGCAAGATTATCTATTGacttaacatatatttaaaatcatactTCTTTTGAAATTCTGAACTATGTATTTCATTTTTAGATTAGTATCAgcaaaatagattaaaatatacGAGTCAACTTGATTTATCATGagtttgaatcaaattaaattaaaaaaaaatataaatttttttatacaaatcaattttaatcCAACTCACTAATATTTATAAGATCTATAttctaatgattttttatttatactttaacttttcaaaatttaaaaaccttttttttactatcaaaaaatgtttcaatGGAATATGTTGAAAAACTCGTAGCGGACTTTCACTATTAATTTTACATCAGAGCTATCTTGATGAGGATAGAATATTTAATAGACATCACgatatgaaaatttgaatttttttctaattaaattcaGAGGTTCGAAAACATAAGGTATGAAGCTCCACCctctacatatataatataagcaataatttgttttttcctgGAGTATTATTTGATGATATCGATCTTCTTTATTCATCagcattatattaaaaaaaaaaaaaaaaaaactcattatcTTTTAGGTATTCTGAAtagttattatcattattattattattggatgGATAGTGTAGCACCGTCTTTTGAAGTTACATTACTTATTCACATGCAGATAGGAGGAAGATTCTTAGAATTGGACGGTTTGACAATTTCTTTCTGATATGGAGACAAGTCACGTTAAACACTTTATTATTACTTTGAAAACTaacattaaaactaaataaataaattgtctTAGAAGTTGACATGCAAGCAGAAATCCACTTCTTCCACTCATATCCTATCCTTttctttccattcttttcaAATCCATTCagctaaatatttttatttactaatcaTTAATTTACTTATATTCTAATTACTCTCCAGTTTGAGAcaatcatttcttttatttctttcaataaattaatcTGTACatagtatttttgtttttgctttcttttgtttttatcttttcttgtaaatataaatgagtaattgttttgattttaaatgggttaaatatgtttttagtccctatattttgagacgattttggttttagtccattttcaaactatagtacaatttaatccttcaactttagaaaactctggttttagtcctttttaccaaatttttttaactttatttattgtttcaagcacgttttattatagcatttggattgtttatactgtttgacacatttttactttaatgttaactgataaacgtgtttgaaacaacaaacaaaattaaaaaattttggtaaaaatgactaaaaccagagttttctaaagttgaaggactaaattataccatagtttaaaaatgaactaaaaccaaaatcgcctcaaaatataggaactaaaaatatatttaactcatttgttaaaattattttgataaaggCAATCATAGCACAAAAGATAGTgtctattttgaaataaaattattttacgaTCTTGTcatgattaagaaaaaataattatatttaaactatCCATATCATTGTATGCAAAATTATTGAGTGTATCGTGAtgataaaagttatattaatagAAACATTTGTTATTAACGATGATGAcgataaaaaaatcatattcgtgcttttttttttaaagttatttcacTTTCTGAGTTATTTGACTAacttttaaatatcttattttataaatgatatgaatgtcttcaattattatatgctct
This genomic interval from Vigna radiata var. radiata cultivar VC1973A chromosome 8, Vradiata_ver6, whole genome shotgun sequence contains the following:
- the LOC106770719 gene encoding serine/threonine protein phosphatase 2A 57 kDa regulatory subunit B' beta isoform, with amino-acid sequence MFNKIIKLAHKKCSKLEFPENGLQFYEVVVKHASRNAAPAPAPVTITAPAVAPANSDSQNPSPAVPPSNSTVIEPLRDVDESEHRALILQKIQGCCLLCDFSDTVDSVNERETKRQTLEELIETIHSGSFGFSENQEDLINMVSVNIFRCPPPSPHGTEYLEPEEEDRYLDPSWPHLQLVYDILLRYVVSPEIDVKTSKRYIDHVFVTKLIDLFDSEDMREREYLKNILHRIYGKYMGLRPFIRNAINDVFYRFVFETQRHSGISELLEIHASIINGFALPMKEEHRQFLIRTLIPLHKPKSISFYHEQLTHCVVQFVEKDNRLADPVIKGMLKYWPVSNSRKEVLFLGELELVLEAAQCTDSLRCIASLFRQIGRCLSSSQFQVAERAFFLWSNEYFVSLVAQNRNVILPVIFEALENNMKGHWSRVVQGLTANVRKMFLEMDTELFEVCQRQYIEKEAKTIELEEKRELTWEKLEAEAAQALREDIVN